In Leucobacter denitrificans, the genomic window TGCTTGACCCCATTGCGGATAAAGCTCTCACGGGTGCTGCGTTGGTGGGTCTCGCGATTATTCTCGAGCTGCCCTGGTGGGTTGTGATTATCGTGCTCGTGCGAGAGATCGGCGTCACCATCCACCGCTTGATGATTGCGAGTGACGTAGTCGTCGCGGCTGCATGGATGGGCAAGTTGAAGACTGTCGTCCAATCCGTCGCGATTACGCTTGCGCTCATGCCGCTCGCTCACTTCCCGGGAGTCGTCGGCATCGTGTTTACTTGGGTGAACATCGTTACGATGTCGGCTGCCGTAGTGCTCACGATTCTCAGCGGCATTGATTACGTGGCGTCGTTTATGAAGTCCCGAAAGGCCGCGGGGCGTGGGTAAGCATCCACCCACCGAACCGCCAGTGTCGCGGCTCGCTGAACAGGCCGTCGCACTTGCAACCAAGCTCGGGATCCGTATTGCGGTCGCCGAGTCCCTGACCGGAGGGCTTGTCGCGGCAACGCTTGTGGCCATACCCGGCGCGTCGAAGGTATTGAGTGGCGGCATCGTGGCCTACGACACCTCGCTGAAAACCACACTCCTCGGTGTTGATCGAGACCTCTTGCAGAAGACCGGGCCGGTGGACAGCGCAGTAGCGACGCAGATGGCTGTCGGCGTGCGCGACGCTTGCGCAGTAGAAACGCCTGATGGAAGGCGCAGCGCTGACCTCGGAATCTCAACGACAGGAGTCGCAGGTCCCGATCCCGATCCACAGACGGGACAAAGCGCTGGAACCGTCTGGATCGGCGTCAGTTCAAGGCTCGGGGAGCGCTCAAAGCTACTTCCGCAGGTTCTGGGAGATCGGCAGTCAGTGCGGGACGCAGTTGTCTCGGCCGTGATTCTGCTGCTGGTCGAGGAACTGACAGAGATTGCGGTGGATTGCGCCTAGCTTTGGGTGGGCTGAGAATTTTGGCAAAATGTGAGTCGATCTGACTCAAGTTCAGGAATTCTTGGGAATACACACGGTAGTCTCTTGGTTATCTCTAGTGTCACAATATGTGACGGTGGGTGC contains:
- a CDS encoding CinA family protein; protein product: MGKHPPTEPPVSRLAEQAVALATKLGIRIAVAESLTGGLVAATLVAIPGASKVLSGGIVAYDTSLKTTLLGVDRDLLQKTGPVDSAVATQMAVGVRDACAVETPDGRRSADLGISTTGVAGPDPDPQTGQSAGTVWIGVSSRLGERSKLLPQVLGDRQSVRDAVVSAVILLLVEELTEIAVDCA